DNA from Mycobacterium sp. SMC-8:
CCCGGACGGCGGCGTCGGGCAGGTCGCCGGTGTCGATCTGGTGCTTGATCACCAGCGCCTCACCTATGTCGCAGACCACCGGTGTCACCAGCCGGCCGTCGATCTCGCCGAAGGCGGCGTAGTGCTCGAGGACCACACGCGTGAAGCGTCCACCGTGTGAGTGGAAGACGCGGCTGTACAACGCCTCGGCGAGATCAGGCCGTCGTCGACGGTCGGCGAGGACGGCGGCCACCGCAGGTGCCGACGGCCCGCTCAGCCACGCCGTGAGCAGGTCAAGCGACCGCAACAGGTCGGCCCGTAGATCGCCGCCCGTCGGGGAGGGCTGCTCGACGGGGTAAGCGTCGTCTAACGCGTCGAGGAGCAGGTCCTCGACCGTGGGCCAGTGCCGGTAGATCGACGTCTTCGCCACTCCGGCGCGCCGGGCGACGCCCTCAACGGAGAGCCGGCCGATCCCTGACTCGGCAGCCTCCGTCAGGACCGCGGCTCGGCAGTCGCCGATCAGCTGATCCAGCGTCCGTCTGTGCACGCCCTCACTATAGAAACTATGGTGTAGCTACACAACCGTTTCTATCTGACAAATAGTGCCAAGTGCTGGGCGCCCCTCGTCGGCGTCCATCACCTTGGGCCCACGCGACTTGGCGATGTGAATGCGCCGTAACCGCCTGCAGTACAGCTGGTCTCGGACCGTCACACGCAGCTGCGCAAGAAACTAGGTAGGTGCGTGTGGCCCTGTTAGGGTTCGGCCGTGATCCGAAACGTGGTTCTGGCGAAGTTGACGACCGGCTACGACGCCGCCGAAGTGGAACGCATCCAGAACGGCCTGCGGGCGTTGAACTGCCCCGGCACCGTGCGCTACACCGTGGGCTCCGACGCCGGCCTGCGCGACGGCAACTGGGACTTCGTGATCGTCGCCGACTTCGAGGACGTCGCCGCCTACCGCGGTTACGACGAGGATCCCGCGCACAACGAATTACGGTCGCGGCTGGCGCCTTTCATCGAACAGATCGCCCGCGCGCAATTCGAGATCCCGTCGAGCTGAGACCGGACGGGCCGGCGCAACCCGCTAGCCCGCCCGCCGGTACCGCTGCACGAACCGCCGCAAGACCGTCATCGGGTGCATCACGGACCGTTGCCGCGCATCGTCTTTGAGCGCCTGCGCCGTCTCGGGGGCGAAGTAGCCGTGGTTCTTGTAGACCTCGATGCGGGTGCACAGGCCGTCGACGTCGAGCTCGGGATGGAACTGCGTGGCATAGACGTTGGCCCCGACCCGGAACGCCTGCACGGGGCAGTCCACCGAGCGCGCGAGCCGGACGACATGAGCCGGCAGCCGCGTCGCGGCCTCCTTGTGTCCGCCGAACGCGTCGAAGGTGTGCGGCAATCCGGCGAACAGCGGGTCTCGGTGGCCGTCGTCGGTCAGATGGACGGTCATCCCGCCGACCGGCTCGCTGTAGGACCGGTCGATCACCGCGCCGACCGCCGTGCCGACGGTGCCGATGCCGTAACAGCAGCCCAGGAACGGAAAGTCCGTCGCGATCACCTCGGCGAGCAACGCGGCCAACTCTGCCTCCACCCGGCGCTGCGTCGCAGATTTCGCACCGGGCTCGTCGCTGACGTTGTAGGGCCCGCCGCCGAGGATGATGCCCGACCACCTCGCGAGGTCGACCGCACCGAGTTCCTCGTGGGTCAGCCGGACGCGGCGCAGTCCAGCCTCGTCCAATCCGGAGAACCGCATCATCGCCGCATACTCGTCGTCCGCGGCTTCGTCCTCCCCGCGGATCGACAACAGCAGAAACGCGGCGTCGGCCACGGCGTAAGCGTATCGACGGGCTACGTTGTCGGTCAGTGAGAACCTTCATCGATTTCGACGACGCCCCGGTGTTCGCCGTCCCCACCGCCGCCGGCACGCGGGAGGGAGTGCTGCTCGACGGACCCCAGGGCTGGGGCGAGTTCAGCCCGCCCGCCGGTGCCGACGACGCGCTCGCGGCACGCTGGCTGACCGCGGCCATGGAGCCGAGCACGGTCGGCTGGCCGGACGGCGTTCGGGGCCGGGTGCCGGTCGGTGACGGCGCTGGGCGGGCCGTGGTCGAGGTCGACGACGTCGACGCCGCCCTTTCCCGGATCGCGCGGCACGCCCATGTCGGGCTCGTGGAGCTGGTGTGCCGCGACGCCGCCGACGCCGGCCTGATCCGGCGGCGCGTCGACGTGCGCCTCGCCGTCGATGCGGAGCTGCTGGCGGTGGATCCCACGTGCGCCGACGTCGCGATCCTGCGGTGCGGGGCGCTCGGGGGAGTGCGGCGCGCGCTGCGACGGGCCGAGCGGCTGGGCATGCCGTGCGCGGTGGCTTTCACCGGCGTGACGAGCATCGGGCTGGCCGCCGACCTCGCGCTGGCCGCCGCGCTGCCCGAGGCACCGATGCTCCTCGGACCGGTGCCGCAATGGCTGGCCGATCACGATGTCGTCTCCGTGTCACGCTCCCTCGTGCCGACAGACGGTTTTCTGCCTGCGGCGCCGATGCCGGCAGGGCCGGACCCGCAACGGCTGGCCCGCGTCGCGGTCAGCGACCCGGCCACGCTGGGGCGGTGGCGCACCCTGCTGCACCGCGCCGCCGCGCTGCTATAGCGGTGGCCAGGCCGCGTCAGCCGGCCGAGGTGTGCAACCTACGCAGCGAGCCCAGCACCAGCCGATCGGCGGCCAGTTCGTAGGACTGGCGTTCGGACAACGATTCCACCGAACGCAGCATCGCCCGGATCTCGGTGTGCACTCGCGGCGCAGCCGCCAGCAGCACGTCGACCTTCTCGGCGATCACCGCGTCGAGCGTGTCCACGTCGCCGACCGCCTCGTTGATCAGGCCGATGCTGACAGCCTCCTCACCGCTGACCGGTGCGCCACTGGCGGTCAGCCAGAATGCGGCACGACGGCCCACCATGTGGGGGAGCCAGGCCAGCACCAGAGCCGGCGCCAGGTTGATCCGCACCTCGGGGAAGCTGAAGCGGGCGGCACGGGTCGCGACGGCGACGTCGCACAGCGCCGCCAGGCCCACCCCGAACCCGGCAGCGTCACCGTGGACCCGGGCCACGGTCACCAGGGGTGTCGCCGCCAGCGCGTCGTTGACTGCAATCAGTCGGCGAACCTCGCCCGGGAGATCGTCGGGTGTCGCTGCGGTTCGCTCCCGCCCGAGGCAGAAGCTGTCCCCGGCGGCAGACAGCACCAACACGTGCACCCCGTCAGGTGGCGTGGTGAGGATACCGGCCAAGGCATCGCACATGTCCATCGTCATCAGATTGCCGCCGGGACTGTCCAGACGGACCGTCAGCACGGCGCCGTCCCGCTCGACCTTCAGCCCCTGAACGGTCCAGACATCTTGAGTGACAGTCATTTTCAATTCAGCCTTTCCAACGCTACGCCGCCGTACCAGTCGACGTCGTCCGGGGCGGTCCGCACCGTCACCGCGCGCACATGGGTGAAGTCGTCGAACGACTCGGTACCGCCTTCGCGGCCGTGGCCGCTTTCACGCACACCGCCCCACGGTGAACACGGGTCAAGCCGGTGGTGGTCGTTGACCCATACGATGCCGTGCTCCAACTTCGAGGCGACGCGGTGCGCCCGCGCCACGTCGCGGGTCCAGATCGACGAACCGAGACCGTACGGGGAGTCGTTGGCGATGGCGATGGCATCGGCCTCGTCCTTGAACGGGATCACCACCAGGACGGGGCCGAAGATCTCCTCCCGCGCGACGCGCATCTGGTTGGTGACGTCGGCGAGCACGGTCGGCGCAACGAAGAAGCCGTCGAGACCCGGCACGTCGACGGCCACACCGCCGGTGGCCAGCCTCGCCCCTTCGGAAACGCCGATCTCGACGTAGTTCAGGATGCGCTGGCGGGCACGTTCGGAGATGACCGGGCCAAGCTGGGTCTGCGCTTCACTCGGATCACCGATCCGGATTCGTTCGGCCTGGGCCGCCAGCGCGGCCACGAAATCGTCGTATACGGTTTCCTGCACCAGGATTCGGTTCCTGCGATGCAGGTCTGTCCGGCGCCGACGAAACCGCCGAACGCGGCGCCCCGCGCCGAAACCTCGGTGGGCACGTCATCGAACACCAGGACCGGGGTCTTGCCGCCCAATTCCACCGTCGACTTCGCGAAACGCGACGCGGTGGCCACCGAGATGATCCGGCCGACCTCCGTCCCGCCTGTGAACACGACTTTGTCGACCATCGGATGCTCGGCCAGACCCGCGCCGGCCACCGGCCCCAGACCGGGGATGACGTTCAACACGCCGGGCGGGATCCCCGCCTCCAGCGCAAGCTCGCCGATCAGCAGCGCGGTCAGCGGGGTCTGCTCAGATGGCTTGAGTACCACGCTGTTTCCCGTGGCCAACGCCGGGGCGACGCTCTTGAGCGACGCCGCGGTCGATGCCCTCGTCAGCGGGGCGTCCCTGACCGGTCGGCATGCGTGGGTGACCGGCGCGGGGTCGGGCATCGGCCGCGCCTCGGCGGTGGCGCTGTCGCGACTGGGCGCAACACTGCACCTGGTCGGCCGCACGGCCAAGTCGCTGGACGAAACAGCCGAGCTCGCAACCGAATACGGCGGCGCGGCGAACGTCCACGTCGGCGACGTCACCGACACCTCGTTTGTGAGGTCGGTGATGGCCGGTCACCGCGTCGACGTATTGGTCAACAGCGCCGGACGCAACATCCCCCAGCGCCTGGACGAGATCACCCGGCACACCTATTCGGCGGTGATGGCGGTGAACGTCGAAGCCGCGCTGTTCGTCACGCAGCAGGCCGT
Protein-coding regions in this window:
- a CDS encoding TetR/AcrR family transcriptional regulator: MHRRTLDQLIGDCRAAVLTEAAESGIGRLSVEGVARRAGVAKTSIYRHWPTVEDLLLDALDDAYPVEQPSPTGGDLRADLLRSLDLLTAWLSGPSAPAVAAVLADRRRRPDLAEALYSRVFHSHGGRFTRVVLEHYAAFGEIDGRLVTPVVCDIGEALVIKHQIDTGDLPDAAVRAAIVDQAILPAVGFSPRKGTR
- a CDS encoding Dabb family protein; translated protein: MIRNVVLAKLTTGYDAAEVERIQNGLRALNCPGTVRYTVGSDAGLRDGNWDFVIVADFEDVAAYRGYDEDPAHNELRSRLAPFIEQIARAQFEIPSS
- a CDS encoding SDR family NAD(P)-dependent oxidoreductase; the protein is MANAGATLLSDAAVDALVSGASLTGRHAWVTGAGSGIGRASAVALSRLGATLHLVGRTAKSLDETAELATEYGGAANVHVGDVTDTSFVRSVMAGHRVDVLVNSAGRNIPQRLDEITRHTYSAVMAVNVEAALFVTQQAVARMREHGQGGSIVSISSQMGHVGGPQRTLYCGSKWALEGMTKALALELAGERIRVNTVAPTFIETELTARSLAEPQFRDWVLGEIPLRRLGTVDEVAAAVAYLASPASSLTTGTSLLVDGGWTAH
- a CDS encoding O-succinylbenzoate-CoA synthase; this encodes MRTFIDFDDAPVFAVPTAAGTREGVLLDGPQGWGEFSPPAGADDALAARWLTAAMEPSTVGWPDGVRGRVPVGDGAGRAVVEVDDVDAALSRIARHAHVGLVELVCRDAADAGLIRRRVDVRLAVDAELLAVDPTCADVAILRCGALGGVRRALRRAERLGMPCAVAFTGVTSIGLAADLALAAALPEAPMLLGPVPQWLADHDVVSVSRSLVPTDGFLPAAPMPAGPDPQRLARVAVSDPATLGRWRTLLHRAAALL
- a CDS encoding enoyl-CoA hydratase/isomerase family protein is translated as MTVTQDVWTVQGLKVERDGAVLTVRLDSPGGNLMTMDMCDALAGILTTPPDGVHVLVLSAAGDSFCLGRERTAATPDDLPGEVRRLIAVNDALAATPLVTVARVHGDAAGFGVGLAALCDVAVATRAARFSFPEVRINLAPALVLAWLPHMVGRRAAFWLTASGAPVSGEEAVSIGLINEAVGDVDTLDAVIAEKVDVLLAAAPRVHTEIRAMLRSVESLSERQSYELAADRLVLGSLRRLHTSAG
- a CDS encoding glutamine amidotransferase, which produces MADAAFLLLSIRGEDEAADDEYAAMMRFSGLDEAGLRRVRLTHEELGAVDLARWSGIILGGGPYNVSDEPGAKSATQRRVEAELAALLAEVIATDFPFLGCCYGIGTVGTAVGAVIDRSYSEPVGGMTVHLTDDGHRDPLFAGLPHTFDAFGGHKEAATRLPAHVVRLARSVDCPVQAFRVGANVYATQFHPELDVDGLCTRIEVYKNHGYFAPETAQALKDDARQRSVMHPMTVLRRFVQRYRRAG